In Nocardioides faecalis, the following proteins share a genomic window:
- a CDS encoding FHA domain-containing protein — translation MSTLHVALGGQNFTFEAPRVVTIGRDPGSDIVLRGPSVSRRHGELRSDGSGWVFVDVGSSSGTWQGPVRVSEVRLSGRTALRFGSTDGEELVLTPAAAAPRPAVPVPGGFPPPGLAQTVLPGAGPVGGGPAPGPGLLVRTPTGPRRFPPGSVVRIGRDPAGEVVVDDPSVSRLHGVIEGRPNGWWYVDRSTAGTYVDEDKIVTRKVEEPTTFMLGHPTAGVELEVVPVVAAGAAQKSLARTKRRRTATSFVVALGLIVAAAGLAVGLVAFNGGDDDKGTGPTVGEGLTDAELDRAKLASVLVVAVDPSGQPLYTGSGTIISSDGLILTNAHVGKPSAPGQYPPAQDPAGLLIALTSEKDDSPAAASYSAEAIVADGVLDLAVLKITGDAQGDPIEDGDLDLPQPIELADSDELRTGDEITALGFPAVAHVASDDGLDRALTVTRGVVSTFLKEAAVESSRAWIDSDIRIGSGNSGGASIDEDGRLVGINTAVVTEATVGQSGEGGAFTGGSARIRPANLAAKIIDIAKDGGDPDYVSPYYEEMPDPPADPMGTASAGGAGWSVDGVSDCATPSTLQNPQRLSGVSLPGTVFAHFRVIGLSDGTEFTVEVYSPEDELIGSLEGRWTLGDDEVCAVVGIDLPAGLTGANAVLVVGESQVPNPVVFE, via the coding sequence GTGAGCACCCTCCACGTGGCCCTCGGCGGCCAGAACTTCACCTTCGAGGCACCCCGCGTGGTCACCATCGGGCGCGATCCCGGCTCCGACATCGTGCTGCGCGGGCCGTCGGTCTCGCGTCGTCACGGCGAGCTGCGCTCCGACGGCTCCGGCTGGGTGTTCGTCGACGTCGGCTCCTCCTCCGGCACCTGGCAGGGGCCGGTGCGGGTCAGCGAGGTCCGGCTCAGCGGTCGCACCGCGCTCCGCTTCGGCTCCACCGACGGTGAGGAGCTGGTGCTCACCCCGGCCGCTGCGGCGCCCCGTCCGGCCGTCCCGGTGCCCGGTGGGTTCCCGCCGCCCGGGCTGGCGCAGACCGTGCTGCCCGGCGCCGGACCGGTCGGCGGCGGTCCCGCCCCGGGCCCCGGGCTGCTGGTGCGCACGCCGACCGGGCCCCGGCGCTTCCCGCCCGGCTCGGTGGTCCGCATCGGCCGCGACCCCGCCGGTGAGGTCGTCGTGGACGACCCGTCGGTCTCCCGGCTGCACGGTGTCATCGAGGGGCGCCCCAACGGCTGGTGGTACGTCGACCGCTCGACCGCCGGCACCTACGTGGACGAGGACAAGATCGTCACGCGGAAGGTGGAGGAGCCGACGACCTTCATGCTCGGCCACCCGACCGCGGGCGTGGAGCTCGAGGTCGTGCCGGTGGTCGCGGCCGGCGCGGCGCAGAAGTCGCTCGCCCGGACGAAGCGCCGCCGGACGGCGACATCGTTCGTGGTGGCGCTCGGCCTGATCGTCGCCGCGGCCGGCCTGGCGGTCGGGCTGGTCGCCTTCAACGGAGGTGACGATGACAAGGGCACGGGCCCGACGGTCGGCGAGGGCCTGACCGACGCCGAGCTCGACCGCGCCAAGCTGGCCAGCGTGCTCGTCGTCGCGGTCGATCCGAGCGGGCAGCCGCTCTACACCGGCTCGGGCACGATCATCAGCTCCGACGGGTTGATCCTGACCAACGCGCACGTGGGCAAGCCGAGCGCCCCGGGCCAGTACCCGCCCGCGCAGGACCCGGCGGGTCTGCTCATCGCGCTGACCTCGGAGAAGGACGACTCGCCGGCCGCGGCGTCGTACAGCGCGGAGGCGATCGTCGCCGACGGCGTCCTGGACCTCGCGGTCCTCAAGATCACCGGTGACGCCCAGGGCGACCCGATCGAGGACGGCGACCTCGACCTGCCGCAGCCGATCGAGCTCGCCGACAGCGACGAGCTGCGCACCGGCGACGAGATCACCGCGCTCGGCTTCCCCGCGGTCGCCCACGTCGCCTCCGACGACGGCCTGGACCGGGCTCTGACCGTCACCCGCGGCGTGGTGTCGACCTTCCTCAAGGAGGCGGCCGTCGAGTCGTCGCGCGCCTGGATCGACTCCGACATCCGGATCGGGTCCGGGAACTCCGGTGGCGCCTCGATCGACGAGGACGGCCGGCTCGTGGGCATCAACACCGCCGTGGTCACCGAGGCGACCGTGGGCCAGAGCGGCGAGGGCGGCGCGTTCACCGGCGGCTCGGCGCGGATCCGGCCCGCCAACCTGGCCGCGAAGATCATCGACATCGCCAAGGACGGCGGCGACCCCGACTACGTCTCGCCGTACTACGAGGAGATGCCCGACCCGCCCGCCGACCCGATGGGCACCGCCTCCGCCGGCGGCGCCGGGTGGAGCGTCGACGGCGTCTCCGACTGCGCCACCCCCAGCACCCTGCAGAACCCGCAGCGCCTCTCCGGCGTCAGCCTGCCCGGCACCGTCTTCGCCCACTTCCGGGTCATCGGACTGTCCGACGGCACGGAGTTCACCGTCGAGGTGTACTCGCCCGAGGACGAGCTGATCGGCTCCCTGGAGGGTCGGTGGACCCTCGGCGACGACGAGGTCTGCGCCGTCGTCGGCATCGACCTGCCCGCCGGCCTCACCGGCGCCAACGCCGTCCTCGTCGTCGGCGAGAGCCAGGTGCCGAACCCGGTGGTGTTCGAGTAG
- the rpsF gene encoding 30S ribosomal protein S6 has protein sequence MRNYEVVVILDPSLDERTVQPSLDKYLNVVRNDGGTVDNVDVWGKRRLAYEIKKNAEGIYAIIKLTAEPATVDEFDRQLGLNEAILRTKVLRPTV, from the coding sequence TTGCGCAACTACGAAGTCGTGGTCATCCTCGACCCGAGCCTCGACGAGCGGACGGTCCAGCCGTCGCTCGACAAGTACCTGAACGTCGTCCGCAATGACGGCGGCACCGTCGACAACGTCGACGTGTGGGGCAAGCGACGCCTGGCGTACGAGATCAAGAAGAACGCCGAAGGCATCTACGCCATCATCAAGCTGACCGCAGAGCCGGCGACCGTCGACGAGTTCGACCGCCAGCTGGGCCTCAACGAGGCCATCCTGCGCACGAAGGTCCTGCGACCCACCGTCTGA
- a CDS encoding deoxyribonuclease IV, with amino-acid sequence MTQLHIGAHVDQTDPIGEAAARQAPLVQFFLGNPQSFKGPVVAYEGGAEALRADAEAAGVALYVHAPYLINVATTNNRQRIPSRKLLQQHMDAAAEIGAKGLIVHGGHVRDEDDPAKGFDNWRKAVEATDIKVPLLIENTAGGTNAMTRYLDRIKGVWDAIASAEGADMVGFCLDTCHAHAGGNALETIVDDVRAITGRIDLVHANDSRDAFDSGADRHTNFGAGKIDPELLAQVVRDAGAPVVCETPGPAEAHLADFAWLRERIG; translated from the coding sequence ATGACCCAGCTGCACATCGGAGCCCACGTCGACCAGACCGATCCGATCGGCGAGGCCGCGGCCCGGCAAGCGCCGCTCGTGCAGTTCTTCCTCGGCAACCCGCAGTCGTTCAAGGGCCCCGTCGTGGCCTACGAGGGCGGCGCCGAGGCGCTGCGTGCCGACGCGGAGGCGGCGGGCGTGGCGCTCTACGTGCACGCGCCGTACCTGATCAACGTCGCGACCACGAACAACCGTCAGCGCATCCCCAGCCGCAAGCTGCTGCAGCAGCACATGGACGCCGCCGCCGAGATCGGCGCCAAGGGCCTGATCGTGCACGGCGGCCACGTGCGCGACGAGGACGACCCGGCCAAGGGCTTCGACAACTGGCGCAAGGCGGTCGAGGCCACCGACATCAAGGTGCCGCTGCTCATCGAGAACACCGCCGGCGGCACCAACGCGATGACCCGCTACCTGGACCGGATCAAGGGGGTGTGGGACGCCATCGCCTCCGCCGAGGGCGCCGACATGGTCGGCTTCTGCCTCGACACCTGCCACGCGCACGCCGGCGGCAACGCACTGGAGACGATCGTGGACGACGTCCGTGCGATCACCGGCCGCATCGACCTGGTCCACGCCAACGACAGCCGCGACGCCTTCGACTCCGGCGCAGACCGGCACACCAACTTCGGCGCCGGCAAGATCGACCCCGAGCTGCTCGCCCAGGTGGTCCGCGACGCCGGTGCGCCGGTCGTGTGCGAGACCCCCGGCCCCGCCGAGGCACACCTGGCGGACTTCGCCTGGCTGCGCGAACGGATCGGCTGA
- a CDS encoding cache domain-containing protein: MGSTLVEESGPVRAAARACAREIEDYFSRVVAELDVLAERLVDVCAGVGTGATGERPTAADIVAVAGPPTRAMLHRLPLFGGGFVAAPGFLADQHLYLAWWQGEEQQLLAQSTVSGSGDPLDYSRLEWFHRPIATGRVHVTGPYVDYVCSDESMLTTTTPVLVAGAAVGVVGADTLLDTFESLMLPAVRAAGATVVNQANRVVLSADPRVPPGRLVAGPAQAGEQPGVVPCRGLPLTVLTG, from the coding sequence ATGGGGTCGACGCTGGTCGAGGAGAGCGGACCGGTCCGGGCCGCGGCTCGGGCGTGCGCCCGGGAGATCGAGGACTACTTCTCCCGGGTGGTCGCCGAGCTCGACGTCCTGGCCGAGCGTCTCGTCGACGTCTGCGCCGGCGTCGGCACCGGCGCCACGGGGGAGCGCCCCACGGCGGCCGACATCGTCGCCGTGGCCGGACCGCCCACCCGCGCGATGCTGCACCGGCTGCCCCTCTTCGGCGGCGGCTTCGTCGCCGCCCCCGGGTTCCTCGCCGACCAGCACCTCTACCTGGCCTGGTGGCAGGGCGAGGAGCAGCAGCTGCTGGCGCAGTCGACGGTCTCCGGCTCCGGCGACCCGCTCGACTACAGCCGGCTGGAGTGGTTCCACCGGCCGATCGCCACCGGGCGGGTGCACGTGACGGGGCCCTACGTGGACTACGTGTGCAGCGACGAGTCCATGCTGACCACGACCACGCCGGTGCTGGTGGCCGGCGCCGCGGTCGGGGTGGTGGGCGCCGACACGCTGCTCGACACGTTCGAGTCGCTGATGCTGCCGGCGGTGCGCGCCGCCGGTGCCACCGTGGTCAACCAGGCGAACCGGGTCGTGCTCTCCGCCGACCCCCGGGTGCCTCCGGGGCGGTTGGTGGCCGGCCCCGCCCAAGCCGGCGAGCAGCCTGGCGTCGTACCGTGTCGCGGGCTGCCGCTGACGGTGCTGACTGGCTGA
- a CDS encoding FadR/GntR family transcriptional regulator, whose translation MTADDAVRPAATRATAAATAPAPGTRGAPAGPPARPARRSARHGTRTRSAIFAPLEEVGRATQVEQRLADAIRSGVLRDGERLPSEAELAAMLGVATVTAREALVALRSAGLIATVRGRNGGSYVTRVGVHDVAAQTARLRSMSLVELHDRGTLHMVLLTGCAEVAAERADAGDVDVLESLLPAPGDDDPGHWRHADAELYLSLAALSQSARMTRQVVALEADFGALLRQPLGTAAFQEFTRACHTELFAALRAHDGDAARGAVRRQLGGALDALALLHAANPDAP comes from the coding sequence GTGACCGCCGACGACGCCGTCCGGCCGGCCGCGACGAGGGCCACCGCGGCTGCCACAGCTCCTGCTCCTGGCACACGAGGCGCCCCCGCCGGCCCCCCGGCACGCCCCGCCCGCCGCAGCGCCCGGCACGGCACCCGCACCCGCAGCGCGATCTTCGCGCCGCTGGAGGAGGTCGGCCGCGCCACGCAGGTCGAGCAGCGCCTCGCCGACGCCATCCGCTCCGGGGTGCTGCGCGACGGCGAGCGGCTGCCGAGCGAGGCCGAGCTGGCCGCGATGCTCGGCGTCGCCACGGTCACCGCCCGCGAGGCCCTGGTCGCGCTGCGCTCGGCGGGCCTGATCGCCACCGTGCGGGGCCGCAACGGCGGCAGCTACGTCACCCGGGTGGGCGTGCACGACGTGGCGGCGCAGACCGCGCGGCTGCGGAGCATGTCGCTGGTGGAGCTGCACGACCGCGGCACCCTGCACATGGTGCTGCTCACCGGCTGCGCCGAGGTCGCCGCCGAGCGGGCCGACGCCGGGGACGTCGACGTGCTGGAGTCGCTGCTGCCCGCCCCCGGTGACGACGACCCCGGCCACTGGCGCCACGCCGACGCCGAGCTCTACCTCTCCTTGGCCGCGCTGAGCCAGTCGGCGCGGATGACCCGCCAGGTGGTCGCGCTCGAGGCCGACTTCGGTGCGCTGTTGCGCCAGCCGCTGGGCACGGCGGCTTTCCAGGAGTTCACCCGCGCCTGCCACACCGAGCTGTTCGCCGCGCTGCGGGCCCACGACGGCGACGCGGCCCGCGGCGCCGTACGACGCCAGCTGGGTGGGGCGCTCGACGCCCTCGCCCTGCTGCACGCCGCGAACCCGGACGCCCCCTGA